The Pirellulales bacterium genomic sequence AGGCCATCGAAGTTTCGCTCTACAACGGCCAGTCGTACAGCGGAAAACTCGTGGGGGCCGATCCCAGCAGCGACCTGGCGGTGCTGTCGATCGAAGCGCCGCCCGACTCGCTGTTTCCGGTGACGATCGGGGACTCGTCGAGCTTGAAAGTCGGGCAGAAGATCTACGCGATCGGCAATCCTTTCGGTCAGGAACGCTCGCTGACGACCGGCATTATTTCGAGTTTGAATCGCTCGCTCCCCATCGGCAATCACATCCGTTTGCGATCGATTATCCAGATCGACGCGGATATCAATCCCGGCAACTCCGGTGGACCGCTCTTGGATACCCGCGGACGATTGATCGGCATGAACACGGCGATTGCCAGCCGCACGGGGCAGAGTACCGGCGTGGGCTTCGCCATTCCCGTCAGCACGATTTCGTTGTTTGTTCCGCAATTAATCGAAAAGGGACGGGTCATCCGCCCCGAGACCGGTATTACCCGGGTCTATGAAACCGAGCACGGCCTTTTGATCGCGGGCTTGTTGCCAGGAGGGCCAGCCGAAACGGCGGGCCTGCGCGGCCCGCAGATCAAGAAAGATCGTCGCCGGCAGGGGCCCTTCGTCTACGAATCGACGCAGGTCGACCGGTCCGCGGCGGACCTGATCGTGGCGGTCGACAACGTGCCGATCACCACGGCCGACCAGTTTCTTGCCGCGGTCGAAAGTAAGCAGCCGGGCGAGCAAGTCGCGATTCGAGTGAAACGACAGGGGCAAGACGTCACGGCCCACGTGCGACTGGTCGAATCGCATTAAGGGCGTTCAAGTCGTCGAACAGACGCCTCGAATCTGTCACGCGCCGCGGCAATGCCTTTCTCTAGAAATCCTCTTGCACGTTGCCGCAGATTTCGTCCCGTGCGTCGGACCGCAATACCGCCACGATGCGCTCCTCGCAATTCGTGCAGATGAACTGCCGCGGCTCCTCGCAAAGCAGAGGCTGCCGCAGCGGCAGGCTTTCGCCGCAGCGAGGGCAAGCGTCGATCGGACGGATCAGCAGGTCGTGCAGATCGCCGACCTGCCAGAACCGGGGCAAAAACCACGTGATGCCCAACTCGGCGAAATCTTGACGATCGTCGCCTTCGCTGCTGCCAACGATCGTCAGGCCGGGCTGCACGGCGCGCAACTCGTCGGCCAGCAGGCCGTGATCGATATCCGCGACCAGGCCGTCGAGAATTGCCACCGACACGTCCGGTTCGGACTGCAACACCTGTTTGGCCTCGCAGCCATTGCTAACGACGTGGGGCGTGTAGCCGGCGGCTCGCAACGTGTCGTATGCGAGCTTCGCCACGGTTTGGGAAGAAGAGACCACGAGCACGCTGCCCGGCAGTTGCGGCCGAACGACGCACGTCGCCTGGCGAACCGCACCGGCAACTTCCGTGAGAGAGAACGGCTTCTCGATGAACGAAAAGACGTTTGCCTCCGCGGCGCGGTCTTTGAGCTCCTGGGACGGGTATCCGGTGATCAGGATCGTTTGCAGATTTGGGTTAGCCGCCCGCACGGCCTCCGAGACTTGCAGGCCGTCGAGCGGGCTGCGGAGCATCCAGTCGGCGATCAGCACGCAGGGCAACCAGGAAGTACCAAAGTCGACGGCCGCCTCGGCGGTGGTCGCGGTCTTGACTTCGTGGCCTTCGCGCGTGAGCCAGTCGCGTAGGAACACCCCGTACTGCGGTTCGTCATCGACGATTAAGACGCGTGGCATCGAGAGCGCCTCGTGTAGGATTTGCGAACGTTGATTCGAACTGTCAGCGGTTCTACAGGGAACGATAAAGTCACTGCCAGAGCTTACCTACTGTCGCAATTCTCGTCGAAGTGAATTTTGTCCCGCAGAAGCCTTTTTTTGCGTCCGATGGCCCACCGTCGGAAGCACCTTTGCGGACGGTAACGACTGGTTTCCACGGGTACCGTCAGGAGAGTCGGCCACCCCCGTGTCGTCGATATGGGAACCGCCGAAGTGCGCCTGCGGTGCAACCGCCGGTGGCCCGTTACAAACGCCGAATACGCGTCAAATCGGGCTACGGATGGCACGGCGGCGGACGACGCGGATTTCACGGCATGCACGGCGAAGCCTGGCGAAATGGGGGAAGGATTCCGCCGCCGCGAGGGCTGCCGAACGGAGACGCTTGGAGGGGAATCTTTTTTCGATTCACAGAACCGCTTGACACTGTCCGACGTATCCGTAGAATGCACGATCCCAGCAGGGAACTTGATAGCACACTGTGCTATTGAGGGCTCGGCGGGGAGCGTTCGATCTTTGACAATTTGGTAGTGATCCCAAGTTAATTTTTCAGCCAGCACAAGACTGTGACTGAAGCTCGGGATGCGTCTTGCGGGAGAGGCAACTCTTACCGGAAGGGGCATTGCGAGCGATTACTTAATCAGACCGTTTCGTTTTGGTTAACAGCTCCGGTTGGGTCGTCGCGGCAGGTGGACCGAAAGGTCCGAATGGCGTGAAGGCTCAATCGGGTTAAGCAAACAAAAATTGAAGGGTTTGATCCTGGCTCAGAATGAACGTTGGCGGCGTGGATTAGGCATGCAAGTCGAGCGAGAAACCCCGCAAGGGGTGGAAAGCGGCGTAAGGGAGAGGAACACGTGGTTCATCTGCCCTCAGGTCCGGGATAGCTGCGGGAAACTGCAGGTAATACCGGATGACATCTCCGGATCAAAGGTGTGATTCCGCCTGAGGATGAGACCGCGTCCTATTAGCTAGTTGGTGAGGTAATGGCTCACCAAGGCAATGATGGGTACCGGGTGTGAGAGCACGACCCGGCTCACTGGGACTGAGACACTGCCCAGACACCTACGGGTGGCTGCAGTCGAGGATCTTCGGCAATGGGCGCAAGCCTGACCGAGCGACGCCGCGTGTGGGATGAAGGCCTTCGGGTTGTAAACCACTGTCAGAGGGGATGAAATGCGTACGGGTTCTCTCGTACGTTTGACATAGCCTCAGAGGAAGTACGGGCTAAGTTCGTGCCAGCAGCCGCGGTAAGACGAACCGTACAAACGTTATTCGGAATCACTGGGCTTAAAGGGTGCGTAGGCGGCGGCGCAAGTTGGGTGTGAAATCCCTCGGCTCAACCGAGGAACTGCGCTCAAAACTGCGTCGCTTGAGGGAGATAGAGGTGAGTGGAACTTAGGGTGGAGCGGTGAAATGCGTTGATATCCTAAGGAACACCAGTGGCGAAAGCGACTCACTGGGTCTCCACTGACGCTGAGGCACGAAAGCTAGGGTAGCGAACGGGATTAGATACCCCGGTAGTCCTAGCCGTAAACGATGAGCACTGGGTTGAAGGGTCCTCCATAGCCCTTCAGCCGTAGCGAAAGTGTTAAGTGCTCCGCCTGGGGAGTATGGTCGCAAGGCTGAAACTCAAAGGAATTGACGGGGGCTCACACAAGCGGTGGAGGATGTGGCTTAATTCGAGGCTACGCGAAGAACCTTATCCTAGTCTTGACATGCACGGATTAACTCTCTGAAAAGAGAGCCAGGCCTTCGGGTACAACGTGCACAGGTGCTGCATGGCTGTCGTCAGCTCGTGTCGTGAGATGTCGGGTTAAGTCCCTTAACGAGCGAAACCCTTGTCACTAGTTGCCAGCGGGTCATGCCGGGGACTCTAGTGAGACTGCCGGTGTTAAACCGGAGGAAGGTGGGGATGACGTCAAGTCCTCATGGCCTTTATGACTAGGGCTGCACACGTCCTACAATGGCACGCACAAAGGGAAGCAAACTCGTGAGAGCCAGCAAATCCCAAAAAACGTGCCCCAGTTCGGATTGCAGGCTGCAACTCGCCTGCATGAAGCCGGAATCGCTAGTAATCGCAGGTCAGCATACTGCGGTGAATGTGTTCCTGAGCCTTGTACACACCGCCCGTCAAGCCACGAAAGTGGGGGGTATCCGAAGTCGCCGTGCTAACCGCAAGGAAGCAAGCGCCGAAGATAAACTCCGCGATTGGGACTAAGTCGTAACAAGGTAGCCGTAGGGGAACCTGCGGCTGGATCACCTCCTTTCTAAAGGATTCTATCTTCAAGATGATCACGTCATCGAGAAGATCATGAATTGTGGAGACAGTTCTTGTGCTTGGGCTTGAGATCGGCCGGATGTCCTAACCGACATCCTGGCAGCTACCAAATTGAAGAAGTAAAGACCCGTCGCAGGCGAGCCAGCTTGCGACGGGTTTTTTTGCGCGCCCATGTCTCGCTGCGCACCCAAGAAGCTGGCATCTCAAGCCGATCGAACGGAAACCGACAGCTTGTCCGCTCCCGGCCGCTTCAACCGATAACGTCCAGATAGACGTAGGCACGCTCC encodes the following:
- a CDS encoding response regulator, whose translation is MPRVLIVDDEPQYGVFLRDWLTREGHEVKTATTAEAAVDFGTSWLPCVLIADWMLRSPLDGLQVSEAVRAANPNLQTILITGYPSQELKDRAAEANVFSFIEKPFSLTEVAGAVRQATCVVRPQLPGSVLVVSSSQTVAKLAYDTLRAAGYTPHVVSNGCEAKQVLQSEPDVSVAILDGLVADIDHGLLADELRAVQPGLTIVGSSEGDDRQDFAELGITWFLPRFWQVGDLHDLLIRPIDACPRCGESLPLRQPLLCEEPRQFICTNCEERIVAVLRSDARDEICGNVQEDF
- a CDS encoding trypsin-like peptidase domain-containing protein, giving the protein MRKYLLGCLLSAALGAAVATYWQDVATESVAEAQEPGRGQLLSAEVTRLSPAPKSPFDAPDELTPEERVNIAVYENVNRSVVNINTKARSEAFFFLEVPTEGVGSGSVLDKSGHILTNYHVVEGAKAIEVSLYNGQSYSGKLVGADPSSDLAVLSIEAPPDSLFPVTIGDSSSLKVGQKIYAIGNPFGQERSLTTGIISSLNRSLPIGNHIRLRSIIQIDADINPGNSGGPLLDTRGRLIGMNTAIASRTGQSTGVGFAIPVSTISLFVPQLIEKGRVIRPETGITRVYETEHGLLIAGLLPGGPAETAGLRGPQIKKDRRRQGPFVYESTQVDRSAADLIVAVDNVPITTADQFLAAVESKQPGEQVAIRVKRQGQDVTAHVRLVESH